In the genome of Thermodesulfobacteriota bacterium, the window TTGACCCGACAGTACCCGAAGATCGAAAAGGAGATTCGATCGGTCCTTGACGAACTCTTCAAAACGCAGCAATTCATCCTGGGCCCCCAGGTCGAGGCCTTCGAAAAGGCGATCGCAAGCTACTGTCACGTCCCATATGCAGTGGGCGTGGCCTCCGGGTCGGATGCCCTTCTGCTCTCGCTCATGGCGGTGGGCGTTGGGCCGGGGGACGAGGTGATCCTTCCTCCCTACACCTTCTTTGCCACCGCAGGTTCGGTCTCCCGGCTCGGGGCCACCCCGGTCTTCGTCGACATCGATCCAGAGACCTTCAACATCGACCCATCGAAGATCTCCGAAAAGATCACCCCGAGGACCAAGGCCATCCTTCCGGTCCATCTCTACGGCCAGTGTGCGGATATGGACCCGATCCTCGAACTGGCCCGGAAGAAGGGTCTCTTTGTGATCGAAGACGCGGCCCAGGCCCTCGGCGCGGAATATCTCCCCAGGCCCGATCTCCCTCCCCGAAGGGCGGGTTCCATGGGACATCTGGGCTGTTTCTCCTTCTACCCCACGAAGAACCTCGGGGCCTTCGGCGATGCCGGGATGGTCGTCACGGACGATCCAGGTCTGGCGGAGAAGGTGAAAATCCTGAGGGTTCATGGAAGCCACCCCAAATATTATCATCGGTGGATCGGAATCAACAGTCGTCTCGACACGATCCAAGCCGCCATTCTACTGGTGAAGTTCCATTACCTTGAACAATGGACCGAAGAGCGTCAGAAGAGGGCGGAACGTTATCGAGCCGGGCTTCAGGAGGTGGCCTCCCGCGTGGAGGGGTTTAGGCTACCCGCCATTCAATTTAAGAACCGGCACATCTTTCACCAATATGTGATTCGAGCCCCCTTGAGGGATGAGCTCAAAAAGTTCCTTTGGGAGCAGGGGATCGGAACGGACATCTACTATCCCCTTCCGCTCCATCTCCAAGAATGTTATGCTTCTTTAAACCATCGAAAGGGAGACTTTCCTGTCTCGGAGAGGGCCTCCGAAGAGACGTTGGCCCTCCCCATCTTTCCGGAACTCACCGAGGCGCAGCAGGAGAGGGTGGTGGAGGGAATCGTCACTTTCTACAGGAAGAAGGGGATGTGGACGGGATGAGAAGACGCTCCGATGCCAACTTGGAAGGCCTCATCGAGAAGATCCTCGAAAAAAGAGCGCTCGTCGGTGTCATCGGCCTCGGCTACGTGGGCCTGCCGCTGGCCGTCGAGTTCTGTGAGGTGGGGTTCCATGTCATGGGGTTCGACACCGACCCCCAAAAGGTCTCGGCCTTAAAAAAGGGGCAGAGCTATATCCGATCGGTCCCATCGACCCAGATCGCCTCCTACCGGAAGGAGGGCCTGTTCAACGCCACCGGAGATTTCGGCCGCCTTTCGGATCCCGATTGTCTCCTGATCTGCGTCCCGACCCCCCTCACGGAGAAGCGGGAACCCGACCTTCAATACATCGAAAAGACCACGGAGGCCATTCGAGCCTGTCTGCGAAAAGGGCAGCTTATCGTCCTGGAGAGCACCACCTATCCCGGGACGACCGAAGAGCTGCTCCTTCCGAGGCTGGAGTCGACCGGGCTCAGGGTCGGAAATGACTACTTCCTCGGATACTCCCCGGAGAGAGAAGATCCCGGGAACAAAAGCTTCACCACCTCCAAGATCCCTAAAGTCGTCTCGGGGGTCACCCCCTCCTGCAGAAAGGCGGTGGAAACTTTATATGGTCAGGTCATCGAGAAGATCGTTCCGGTCTCCTCCCCCCGTGTAGCGGAATTGACCAAGCTCCTCGAAAATATCTACCGAAGCGTGAACATTGCTTTGGTGAACGAGCTGAAGATGCTCACCGACCGGATGGGCATCGACATTTGGGAGGTGATCGAGGCCGCCAGCACCAAACCCTTCGGGTTCACCCCCTTCTACCCCGGACCTGGGATGGGAGGCCATTGCATCCCGATCGATCCTTTCTATCTCTCCTGGAAGGCCCAGGAGTACGATTTCGCCACTCGATTTATCCTGCTGGCGGGAGAGGTCAACGTCAGCGTGCCCTATTTCGTCGTCAATAAGATCCAGGATGCCCTCAACCAGCGGAAGAAGAGTCTGAAGGGGTCCAAGATCCTCATCCTCGGGGTGGCCTACAAGAGGGACGTCGACGATGCCAGGGAGTCGCCCGCGCTGGCCATCATGGATCTTCTGAGGAAAAAGGGGGCATCGCTCCTCTACCACGATCCCTACATCCCTGTCTTGCCCCCCTTCCGGAGGTATTCCTTCAACCTCCGTTCGGCCCCGCTGACCCGCTCCCTTCTCCAGCGCGTCGATGCGGTCGTCGTCATCACGGATCACACCTCGATCGACTATGAGTGGGTCGTCGCCCACGCGCCTCTGACGATCGATACCCGAAACGTCACCGGAGGTTTCAAACGGTGGCAGCACAAGATCGTCAAGGCCTAATCGGACCTGAACCGGCTTCGCCAATCGTAATAGAGAAAGAGCTGGGCGTAACCCGCATAGGGACCGAAATGTTCCCGGACGAAGACCTCCAGCTCCCTCGGGCCGACCTCCCTCCCCTTAAAATAGAACCTCTGAAGACCTTTTCTGATCCACGTATCGATGGGAAAGGCTTGGAGGAAGTCGAGGGAGTAGAGGAGGACGCAGTCGGCGATCTTCTTTCCCACCCCGGCGAGGCCCAGAAGCCTCTGCCTCGCCTCCTCGTAGGGAAGCCCTTTCAGTCGAAAGAGATCGGCCCGTTCAACGGTTTGACCGATCTTAAAGAGATAGGCCTTGCGGAACCCGGCCCTGACCTCATCAAGGGAGAGGGAGGCCCGGAGCCTCTCGGGGTCTGGAAACCCATACCCGACGAAGGACCCATAGGAGCCTTTCTCTCCGCAGGCCCTGCACAGGGACTCGATCAGGCAACGGATGTGGCCGATCCGTTTTGCCGAAGAGAGTAGGAAAGAGACCAGACATTCCCAAGGGTCCTGCCGGATCAGCCTCAACCCTGGATATCTTTTGATCGCCCCACGGATCAGGGGATCTACGTCGATCTCTTTCAGAAGGGATGGCCGGTCTTCATCAAGCCTAAAAAAATGGACGAGAAAGGACTCCTCGACGCCCTCGTAATAAAGGAGATCCCCCTTCTGCCGGATCGAAAAGATCTGGTCCGAAGCCTGGATCAAGTAGGCCTCCCCGTTCTTGACAAAACGGAAGAATTGGCCGCACTCCAGGCTATCTTTCAGGGAAAAATCCTCGACCCTGAGCCTTGAGGTCATGGCCGTCTTGAATGGGGAGGCCGGATGAGAGCGAGGGCATAGGCATCGAGATTGAAGTACTTTTGGGCGACCCGGTGGACCTCATCCCGGGTCACTCTCTGGATCTCCGCAGGATAGCGCAGGTGATGTTCGTACCCAAGGCCTAAGAGTTCATCGAGACCCATCCGGCTTGCAAAGGCGCCATTGGTCTGGAGCCCGATCTCAAAATTGCCGATGAGGTATCGCTTGGCCCGCTCCACTTCCTCTTCGCTCAGGCCCTCCTCTTTGATCTTCCTCAACTCCCGGAGGATGCTGGAGATGGCCGTCTCGACCTTATCGGGATGGGTTCCCAGATAGACGCAGAGATAACCAGGGTCGAGGTTGACATGGCTGACAAACGATAAGGAGTAAGCGAGGCTCTCCTTATCCCTCAGCTGGTAAAAGAGCCTCCCCCCCATCCCCGAAAGCGCTGCATCCAAGACGTCGAGGGCATAACGTTCCTTGCCCAGGAGGGTGCCGCCGTGAAAGCCGAGGATCAGATGGGCCTGTTTCGATTCCCTCACCATCTCGGACCTCCTGACCCCGACGAGCGGGGGTTCCTGGGGCACCTCAGGGGGCACAAAGGGGATCTTCGCAAGCCCCCCAAACTCCCTCTCAAGAAGGGCCACGGTCCGGTCGACATCGATATCGCCCACCACGGTGATGACCATATTCCCGGGGAGGGCCATCCTCCGGTAATAGGCCATCATATCATCCCGGGTGATCCTCTGAACCGATTCGATCGTCCCCATCTTGTCCAGGCGATAAGGATGTTTCTGGTAGAGGACCTTTCGGAAGAGCTTAAAGGCCATCCGATCGAGATCGTCCTCCTCCATGCGGATGGAGGCGAGGAGGGAGCGCCTTCTCTTCTCCATCTCGCCGGCGTCGAAGCTTGGCTGGCGGATCACCTCTCCGAGGAGGGAAAGGGCCTCCTCGAGATGTTGACTTAAAAAGGTGAACTGGAGCCCAAAACTGTTATACCCGGAGAATCCGCTCAGGCTCCCCGCCATCCTCTCGACCGTCTTTGCGATTTCGAGGCTTCCCCGTCTCTCCGTCCCCTTGGTGAGCATCACCGAGAGAAAGTGGTTTATCCCGTTGTTCGACTCTTCCTCGAACCGGACGCCGGCCAGAAACGTCAGGTAAACCGAGACGATCGGAAGATGTCGGTTCTCCATGAGGACGAGGCGGATCCCGTTTTGGAGGACGACCTTGGTCGGCTGGCCGGGTTTCTTCTCCTGGATCGAGGCCAAAGGTTCTTTTCTTCTTTCGACCAGGCCGGGGAGGTCCACCCCCTTCAAGGCCTCGGCCTTTTCTTCCGGCACCAAGAGACTGAGGCTCCATCGCGAGGGGACGAAATATCTCTTCGCGATCCTCTGAAGGTCTTCGCTCTGGAGAAAACGGAGGCGGCTCAGGTACTCCCTTTCGAAGGCGAGATTGCCGGTGTGGGCCTCGTAATAGCCCAATTTCCTCGCCTGGCCCTGGACGGTCTGGCGATCGTAGATGAGGCCGCTCTCCAAGTTGACTTTTATCCGGTAGAGCTCTTCAGCCGTCGCCCCTTCTTGGAGGAATCGCTCGATCTCCTTCAGGATCGCATCGACCGCCTTCTCCACCTTCTCGGCCTGAAGGGTCGCCCCGATGAGAAAGAGGCCAGGATCCTTAGGGGCATAGGCCGAGGCCGAAATGGAGTGGACCAGTCCCAATTCAAGCTTCACCTTCTGGACCAACCGGGAGGTCTCCCCGCCTCCGAGGAGCTGTTCGATCAGCTCCAATCCAGCCATATCCTCGTGGGTGAAGGAGGGGATGGGCACGGCCATCTGGAGATAGACCTCCTGAAATCTACCGTGCGTCAGCTTCACCCGGACCGCCTTCTGCTCAGGCTCCCTCGATCTGGATGGGAGGGGGGCCGAGGGGCGGCGGAAGGTCCCGAAGGCCTTCCGGACCCACCGTTCCATCTCGGCAGGGTCGAAATCGCCCACCGCGACCAGAAAGATCCGGTCGGGGGTATAAAATCGGTTGAAAAAGGCTACCATCTGTTCCCGGGTGATCGCCCTGATGGTCTTTTCGTATCCGATGATCGGCCTTCCATAGGGGTGATGTTCGAAGACAAGGGCCATCGTCTGTCGGAAGAGCCGCCTGCCGGGGTCGTCTTCTCCCATCCGAATCTCCTCGAGGATAACCTCCCTCTCTTTTTCGAGTTCCGAGGGATCGAAGACGGAATGCTGAATCGCATCGGCTAACACATCGAGGGCGGTCCCGGCATAGCGACTAGCGATGGTGATGTAATAGACCGTGTGGTCATAGGAGGTATAGGCATTGATCGAGCCGCCCAGAGATTCGATCTCCCTCGCCATCTCTCCGACCCCCCGGCGTTTCGTGCCCTTGAAGATCATGTGCTCGATGAAGTGGCACATGCCCGCCTCTTCCTCCCGCTCATCGGCACTGCCCACCCTCACCCAGAGTTGAAGGGAGACGACTGGGACGGTCCGGTTCTCTTGAAGGATCACCTTCAGCCCATTTTCAAGAAAGAACTGGCGGGGTAGCTCCTGGGCGTGGACCGCAGGGAGAAGTTGAAGGAGGACGAAAACCGTGATCGCAACGGAAAGGAGAAAACGTTTGGGCCTCATGGAAATCCCACCTCTCCAAAATTATAAACGAGTCAAATTGGAAAAGAAAAGGGCGAAGCGCCCCGCGCATCGCCCTTTTCGGGTGAAATGGTCTTATCTCCTCTCAACCCCCCAGGGCCTTTCTCCCCTCCTGGAAGGCTTTGAGGTTGAGCCCGTGAACTTTCGGGGGAAGATGTTCGAGAAGCTTCTTTTCCCATACCTCCAAGGGAATGTCGAAAAAGGTCGAGAAGGCTCCGAGGGTGACGATATTGACGGCCCTCGAATCCCCGCACTGGATGGCTAAGCTCAGACCGTCGACGACGAAGACATTTCCGTCGAAGAATTTTCGAAAGGTCCCGACCACATCCTCGGGATACTTCATCGTCCCCCGGGTGACGGCCGGTGGATAGGTCTCTTGGTTGTTGAGCAAGACCTTGCCCTCGTCCTTAAGCCAGTTGATATACCGCAGGCCCTCGAGAAGTTCGAAGGCGACCAGGAAGTCCACATCCCCATACTTGATCAGGGGCGAGTAGACCTTCTTCCCGAAACGGAAATGGGTCGTGACATCTCCCCCCCTCTGAGCCATTCCATGGACCTCGGCCTTCTTCACATCGTAGCCCGCTTCTTGAAAGACCGCGCAGAGGATATCGCTGGCCAGGATGGTCCCCTGCCCTCCCACACCCGACAGCAAAACGTTCGTCACTTTCCCTTCCATACTCCCCTCCTATGCCTGCCCCGGAACGATCGCTTCGAATTTGCAGATCTGATGGCAGACCCCGCAGCCTGGACACTGAAGCCTGTTGATTTGGACAATCCCCTTCCGTTTATGACCATCCTTCGTGAACGCCTGCTCCTCCGAGACCTCGTGCCAGCTGATGGCGGGGCAGCCGATCTCAAGGCACATCTTGCATCCCCTGCACTTCTCCACATCGATGGTATAGAAGGGATGTTCAAAGGTCCTCTTCTCCCTACGATGGAGCATGCAGGGCCCATTGACCGTAATGATCACCGAGGGGGCATCCCTTTCGACCTCCTCTTTGATGATCTCCATGGTCTCTTTGATGTTATAAGGATCGACCTTTCTGACGTGTTCGACCCCGAGGGCCCTGCAGAGGGCTTCATAGTCGACCATTGGGGCGGGCTCTCCTGTGATCGTATAGCCCGTGCCCGGGTGTTCCTGAAGCCCCGTCATGCCGGTGGCCCGGTTATCGAGGATGATGGTCGTCGAATTGCCTTTATTATAAACGATATCCAATAAGGGCGTGATGCCCGCATGCAAAAACGTGGAATCGCCCAATACCGCAACGGCCTTCCCGAGACCCTCTTTCCCCAAGACCTTTCCTGCGCCGAAGGCCTCTCCGACCCCGGCCCCCATGCAGATGGTCGTGTGAATCGCGTTGAGGGGGGGTGCAGCCGCGAGGGTATAGCACCCGATATCCCCGAAGACGAAGAGGTCGAGTTTCTTTAAGGCATAGAAGAGGGGGCGATGGGAGCAGCCCGAGCATAGATTCGGGGGCCGTCCAGGAAGCTCCTCGACCTTGATGCGCTCTTTGGGGGCTTTATACCGCTTCCCCTTCAAGGCCCTTTCGATGATATCCGGGGAGAGCTCAAAGATGCTCGGGATCACATCCTTGCCGTGGAAGATTTTGAACCCCATGGCCCGGATCTCCGTTTCGAGGAAGGGGTCGAGCTCCTCCACAATGATCACCTTCTTCACCTTTTTGAAGAAATCAGCGATCAGCTTCTTAGGGAGGGGCCAAACCATGCCCAATTTCAAATAGGAATACTCCGGAAAGACTTCTTTGGTGTAATTGTAGCAGACCCCGCTCGTGATCACCCCGATCTTCGGATCGTTGATCTCCATCACATTATAGGGGAAGGTGTCGGCAAAGGCCTCGAGCTTCTTCATCCGTTCCTCGACGAGCGGCCTTCTCTGCCGAACATAGATGGGCACCATCGTATACTTGGGCGCATCCTTCTTGTTCAGCTCAATCGGGATGGTCGATTCCTTGCGGTCTCCCAGCTTGACGATCGAGAAGGAGTGGGAGACCCTTGTCTCGCTTCGCAACAGAACCGGCGTGTCGAACTGCTCGCTTAGGTCGAAGGCAAGTTTCGTAAAGTCTTTGCATTCCTGAGAATCGGCCGGCTCGAGCATGGGCATCTTCCCAAATCTTGCCCAGTGGCGGCTATCCTGCTCGTTTTGGGAGCTGTGAGAGTAGGGATCGTCGGCGACGACGACGAGCAACCCGCCCTTGACCCCCGTATAGGAGAGGGTCATGAGGGGGTCTGAAGCCACGTTCAAACCCACATGCTTCATGGAGGCCATGGCCCTCGCGCCGGCAATAGATGCCCCACTTGCCACTTCGAGGGAGACCTTCTCGTTGACCGACCACTCTGCCCGGATGTCGTCCTTATATTGGGTTCCGATCACGAAGATGATTTCGCTGCTCGGTGTGCCAGGATAAGCACAAGCTACCTTAACCCCTGCCTCCCATGCTCCCCTTGCAATGGCATGGTTACCCTGTAAAACTTTTTCCATGACCCCCTCCTTAAATGTGATTCTTTTCTCAAATTAACGAATCAAGGATTCTTTGTCAAGGATTTAGTGAAAAAATTAACAAAGTTTTATTGCCCGGCCATCGAAACCTTTTTGAGGGCTAAATTGGCGGCTTGAGATTTGGGGAGGGCTCCTAAAAAAGCTTTATAACTTTCTATAGATTCCTGCTTTTTACCCATCTTTTCATAACACCTTGCGAGATGGAGGTGGGCAGTTGACCAAAGGGGGGTTTCTCCTGATTTGACAATCTCTGAGTAGGCATTTACGGCCTTCTCGTAATCCTTCTTGCCTTCGTAGGCGTACCCTATCCCCTCTAAGGCTAACATACGATAAATTTTATCTTTTTTAGCCTTTTTTAGGAAATTCTGATAGGCTGAAATGGCCTGATCATAATCCCCCATTCGGAGGTGGATCGTGCCCTTATAGAGCAGGGAGTACCTTCCTGCCGTAGTCCCGGGATAGGACCGGACCAAATCGTCGAAAAGGGAAAGGGGTTTTTTATAATCTTCCGGGTTCTCCTCACCGTAGGAGAGACTCGCCGTTTGGTAAGAATCGAGGGCTACATGATATTTCTGATTCGCCTCGTCCTCCTTCCTCTCCTGCCAGATACGGTAAAAAACAACCATGAGGATTATCAAGAGAAGGACGCCTCCGCTGAGAAGCAGCTTCTTGAGGTGCTGATTCAAAAAGAGATAAACGTCCGTTGCAAACGTCCTGAGCTCATCGGGTTCTTTCAATTTCTTCTTGACGATCCTCTTTTTCACCTTCATCGCATACTCCTCGATTCCTTCTAAGGCTCTCTGGACGCCCTCAACACCCTCTTATCCCCCAGGCGGAGCGTCAATTTGGTCTGATCGAAATATTCGATGAGGGGGATCACGAACTTCCTCGAGGCGCCCGCCATCTCTTTAAATTGGGGGGTCGTAATCTCCTTATGCTCTTTTAGAAATTGGACCAGGTTCTCTTTCAAATTTTCGAAGGGCTGGCGGTGAAAGTAGATCCCACTCCTGATCTTGACCAGGGTCCCTTCATGAGAGAGGCGCTCGAAGACCTCGAGGACCTCCTTCTCCTCCAAGGACCAAAGCTCGGCCAATTCCCTGGGCGATGGGGGCTGTAGCCCCCCTTTCAGAACCGCTCCCTCCACCCTCTGGACCAGCCCTCGGTCGTCTACAGCAGAGACCCGATGCCCGGCCAGTCGAATCTTATCCTTTTCGAGGGTGATCCTTTGGGTCCGGATCAGTTCATTCAGAAGGATCTGGAAGAGCCTGACATCCACGGTCGGCGGAAGTTTCGTCCTCAACTCTTCCTTCGCCAATCCGATCTTCATCGGAAATCGCTGGTGAAAGTCCTTCAACTGATCCAAAACCATCTTCTGAAGCCCCTGATAGTGTCGAAGATCGATGACCTTGAACTTCTCGGGATCGATCAGCAGGAGTTCTCCCCTGTCCACCAGGGTCTTCAGGAGCTCCTGAACCTTTCTTGGAGGTAGGGAGACCCGCTTCTGAAGGTCCTCCAGAGCAATCCCCCCTTCGCCCGCCCGTTCGAGGTAGAATCGGAGGACCTCTTCCGGCTGGCCATCCTTGAGGAGGGTGAAATCGGCGATCACGCTTCCAGAAAAACGTTTGTGCTTTTCGGGATGGTTGTCGAGGATGACCCCTCCTCCGCAGGTCTGAATGGCAGAGGAGCCCCGTATGACAAACCGGTCCTGAGGGAGGGCCACGATCGGCCGGTCCAACCTCAACTGGGCGAAGGTCGCCTCGCCCGGGGGCAGTTCCTCCCGGTCCATCAGGTAGATCGTAGCGGTCGCCAAATTCGTGCCGATATGGAATCGCAGGGTGGTCCGGTGCTTCAAAGGTTTGGTGGCGTTCGGGAGGTGCTCCAAGTAGACATCAACCGTCCGGGTGGTATCGAGGGTTTTGGGCCTCACCAGGACGTCTCCGCGGTTGATCTCGGAAGCCTCAAGCCCTTGGAGATTGATGGCCGCCCTCTGCCCCGCTTCTGCTTTCTCGGTGGGTTGGTTATGGACCTGGATCGTCCTGACCTTGGCCTCCTTGCCCAAAGGGAGGATTTCGACCGTCTCCCCAAGGAGAATATTGCCTGATACGACGGTGCCTGTGACAACGGTCCCGAACCCCTTCATGACGAAGACCCGATCGACCGGCAGCCTAAAAAGTCCATCCGCGGGCCGTTCTTCAACCCCCTTGGCCAGCTCATCGAGAACGGAGATGAGGAGGGGAAGCCCCTCCCCTGTGACGGAGGATACGGGAAGGATGGGCGCGCCTTCCAGGAAGGTCCCTTTTACCACATCCGAAATCTCCTCCCTCACGATCTCCATCAACTCAGGGTCGACCAGATCGATCTTCGAGAGAACGATCAGGCCCTTTTTAACCCTTAAGAGCCGACAGATGTCGAGGTGTTCTCGGGTCTGGGGCATCACCCCTTCGTCTGCGGCGATGACCAACGCCACCAGATCGATTCCCCAGGCCCCTGCCACCATATGCTTGACGAATCGCTCGTGCCCAGGGACATCGATGATCCCGAGACGAATCCCGCTGGGCAGGTCGAGGAAGGTGAACCCCAATTCAATGGTGATCCCCCTCTCCTTTTCTTCCTTCAGCCGGTCGGTATCCACACCGGTGAGGGCCTTCACCAGCGAGGTCTTACCATGGTCTATGTGTCCTGCCGTTCCGAGGATGACGTGCTTCATGATCTTCTCGATACGGTCTCACCCCTCTTGTCACGATAACAAAAACTCCATCCGTCTTTCAACCCTGGTCTTCTTCGACCCTGCCGATCCCACCCCCTTAAACATCATAATAGGGCCTCGGTCTTTTTAGCATCTCAAGGGGAGGGTTCCATTTCATCACGGTAAAGAGAGCCTTTCTGAGGCGAGGGGCGTTCGACCGCTTGAAAATCTGGGCACCGGAGTCGGTCCCCTTAGCTCGACCAGTAAAATCAAGCCTCGGAGAGGAGGCCCTTTAAATTGTTTAATTCCTGTGGATAAGTTTGGCCCATGGCAAAATTTTCTCCCGATTTTTTAAGGGTAAAAATGGGATAAAGTTTGGGGTCTAATTATATTGCTTTAATTTTCAATAAGTTATAAATTACCCTGTCCCCGAAGAGGTTTTATGGACCATGGGCAAAACGGCTCCCCACCTCCTTTTCCCAATGTTAATAACATGTTAAAAACCTTTGGGTCCCATTCCCGTCCATGTCAATAAAAAAGGGGAGGTGAGACTCCCCTTTCATATTTCCCGAGCGCTCCAACTCATCATTTGACCGCTTTTCTAAGGATGTTTCCGGGTTTAAACTTTGGAACCTTTACCGCGGGGATTTTGATCTCCTTCCCGGTCTGTGGGTTCCTCCCCAGTCTCGCCTTCCTTTTGGTCACTGAAAAGGTCCCGAATCCGGGCAGGGAAAGCCGGTCTCCTTTTTTGAGAAGTTTGGTCAGGACCGCGGTCGAGGCGTTGATCACCTTTTCAGCGGTTGCCTTCGAAACGTTTGCCTCTTTCCCGACTGCAGCGATGAAATCTGCCTTGGTCAACTCGATCACCTCCTCCTCTTAAAATGGTAGGGCTCTGGTTTCAACCAAAACGCCCTCAACATAAACCATCTCTTTTCAAAAAGTCAAGCGAACTGCCCCGACTTCCCTGGGTCATTGCTCCTCGCAGAGATAGGCTTCGAGGCGATCCGGGTCCATCTCCAGAAAGGAGAAGATCTTTCGCTCGACCGCAAAGGTGGCCTCTTTCAGGGCATCCAGGAGCTCAATGGCCCTTTCGTTCATCCCATAGCGACCCTTCAGATCCTCGAACCTCTCTTCAAGGGAGACGATCTGATCGTGCCGGACCCTTTTGTCGGCATAATTGACCACCTCCTCCTCCGAGACCCGGTAGGGATCCATGGGTTTGGAGAGGTGGATGTGCGCGGCCACCACCTCCCCCAACCGATGGTATCCCATCTCCTTCAGGACCCTTGAACCCGTCAGGGCATGATCCTCTTTCGTCCGAAGACACTCCGTCTTGGTGAGGTCATGGAGCAGGGCCGCGGCCTCCACCAAGGAGAGGTCGAGCCTCTGCCCCTTGCGATTCAGCCGGACGGAAAGGAAAAGGGCGACCCGGGCCACGACAAGGCTGTGATCGAAGATGTTTCCCAGCATCCCCCTCTCGACCATTAATCTCAGGCAGTCCTCTCTGGTCGGGATCATCCTATCTCCTCCAAAAGACCTTCTCCTGAAGGGGTGCCCTTTCTCCTTTCCCTCCCTTCTTGCTCGAAGGGTGTCCCAGGGCGATGACGGCCATCAGTTCCCAATCGTTGCACGCCCCGAGGACCTCCCCGACCCGCTCTTTATTTTTCAGGATCTCGCCGAGCCAGACCCCTCCCAGGCCGAGGGCATGAATGGCCAATAGCATGTTCTGGATGCACGCGCCGACGGCCAGAACGTCTTTGGTCCGGTCATAAACCTGCCCATGATCCAGAAAGACGGCGATCAAGATCGGCGCCGCCCGCAGGACAGAACCATAATGGGTGAGCGAGGCGAGGGAGGCCCTCACCGATGGCTCCCGGATGACGGCAAACCTCCAGGGTTGGTTATTCTTTCCCGATGGGGCCCATCTCCCCGCTTCGAGGATCTGGTCGAC includes:
- a CDS encoding nucleotide sugar dehydrogenase: MRRRSDANLEGLIEKILEKRALVGVIGLGYVGLPLAVEFCEVGFHVMGFDTDPQKVSALKKGQSYIRSVPSTQIASYRKEGLFNATGDFGRLSDPDCLLICVPTPLTEKREPDLQYIEKTTEAIRACLRKGQLIVLESTTYPGTTEELLLPRLESTGLRVGNDYFLGYSPEREDPGNKSFTTSKIPKVVSGVTPSCRKAVETLYGQVIEKIVPVSSPRVAELTKLLENIYRSVNIALVNELKMLTDRMGIDIWEVIEAASTKPFGFTPFYPGPGMGGHCIPIDPFYLSWKAQEYDFATRFILLAGEVNVSVPYFVVNKIQDALNQRKKSLKGSKILILGVAYKRDVDDARESPALAIMDLLRKKGASLLYHDPYIPVLPPFRRYSFNLRSAPLTRSLLQRVDAVVVITDHTSIDYEWVVAHAPLTIDTRNVTGGFKRWQHKIVKA
- a CDS encoding DNA-3-methyladenine glycosylase 2 family protein yields the protein MTSRLRVEDFSLKDSLECGQFFRFVKNGEAYLIQASDQIFSIRQKGDLLYYEGVEESFLVHFFRLDEDRPSLLKEIDVDPLIRGAIKRYPGLRLIRQDPWECLVSFLLSSAKRIGHIRCLIESLCRACGEKGSYGSFVGYGFPDPERLRASLSLDEVRAGFRKAYLFKIGQTVERADLFRLKGLPYEEARQRLLGLAGVGKKIADCVLLYSLDFLQAFPIDTWIRKGLQRFYFKGREVGPRELEVFVREHFGPYAGYAQLFLYYDWRSRFRSD
- a CDS encoding indolepyruvate oxidoreductase subunit beta, with translation MEGKVTNVLLSGVGGQGTILASDILCAVFQEAGYDVKKAEVHGMAQRGGDVTTHFRFGKKVYSPLIKYGDVDFLVAFELLEGLRYINWLKDEGKVLLNNQETYPPAVTRGTMKYPEDVVGTFRKFFDGNVFVVDGLSLAIQCGDSRAVNIVTLGAFSTFFDIPLEVWEKKLLEHLPPKVHGLNLKAFQEGRKALGG
- a CDS encoding DegT/DnrJ/EryC1/StrS family aminotransferase, which produces MEVPFFDLTRQYPKIEKEIRSVLDELFKTQQFILGPQVEAFEKAIASYCHVPYAVGVASGSDALLLSLMAVGVGPGDEVILPPYTFFATAGSVSRLGATPVFVDIDPETFNIDPSKISEKITPRTKAILPVHLYGQCADMDPILELARKKGLFVIEDAAQALGAEYLPRPDLPPRRAGSMGHLGCFSFYPTKNLGAFGDAGMVVTDDPGLAEKVKILRVHGSHPKYYHRWIGINSRLDTIQAAILLVKFHYLEQWTEERQKRAERYRAGLQEVASRVEGFRLPAIQFKNRHIFHQYVIRAPLRDELKKFLWEQGIGTDIYYPLPLHLQECYASLNHRKGDFPVSERASEETLALPIFPELTEAQQERVVEGIVTFYRKKGMWTG
- a CDS encoding insulinase family protein; the protein is MRPKRFLLSVAITVFVLLQLLPAVHAQELPRQFFLENGLKVILQENRTVPVVSLQLWVRVGSADEREEEAGMCHFIEHMIFKGTKRRGVGEMAREIESLGGSINAYTSYDHTVYYITIASRYAGTALDVLADAIQHSVFDPSELEKEREVILEEIRMGEDDPGRRLFRQTMALVFEHHPYGRPIIGYEKTIRAITREQMVAFFNRFYTPDRIFLVAVGDFDPAEMERWVRKAFGTFRRPSAPLPSRSREPEQKAVRVKLTHGRFQEVYLQMAVPIPSFTHEDMAGLELIEQLLGGGETSRLVQKVKLELGLVHSISASAYAPKDPGLFLIGATLQAEKVEKAVDAILKEIERFLQEGATAEELYRIKVNLESGLIYDRQTVQGQARKLGYYEAHTGNLAFEREYLSRLRFLQSEDLQRIAKRYFVPSRWSLSLLVPEEKAEALKGVDLPGLVERRKEPLASIQEKKPGQPTKVVLQNGIRLVLMENRHLPIVSVYLTFLAGVRFEEESNNGINHFLSVMLTKGTERRGSLEIAKTVERMAGSLSGFSGYNSFGLQFTFLSQHLEEALSLLGEVIRQPSFDAGEMEKRRRSLLASIRMEEDDLDRMAFKLFRKVLYQKHPYRLDKMGTIESVQRITRDDMMAYYRRMALPGNMVITVVGDIDVDRTVALLEREFGGLAKIPFVPPEVPQEPPLVGVRRSEMVRESKQAHLILGFHGGTLLGKERYALDVLDAALSGMGGRLFYQLRDKESLAYSLSFVSHVNLDPGYLCVYLGTHPDKVETAISSILRELRKIKEEGLSEEEVERAKRYLIGNFEIGLQTNGAFASRMGLDELLGLGYEHHLRYPAEIQRVTRDEVHRVAQKYFNLDAYALALIRPPHSRRP